TTTAAGTGCCTCCGATGGTGTTCTTCCGGTAAAAGTTAAAATCTTCATCTCTGTATATCCATTAATGGTATCAACACGCTCTCTCTTTCAAACCACTTGACATGCGGAATTTGAAGTTTGTGTGTTTTAACTACTCTATTATCAAAAAAAATTATATCCAAATCTAGAGTCCTTGGAGCATTTGCAAAGCTTCTTTTGCGTGCAAACTTCTTCTCGAGCCTCATCAGATAGTCTAAAAAAAGCTTAGGCTGCATGCTTGTCTTTAAAAGTGCCACGGAGTTAAAAAAATCATCCTGATCAGCAAACCCGAAAGGAGGGTTCTTTAATATCAGCGAAGTTCGCAGAAGAGTGACTCTTTTATCTTTTTTTAAAA
This genomic interval from Sulfurimonas crateris contains the following:
- the folK gene encoding 2-amino-4-hydroxy-6-hydroxymethyldihydropteridine diphosphokinase; its protein translation is MYIKRRLNEELETFKNLRRCYAGSKKTPHRYLATVGVGGNIGDVKRRLEHLYIFLKKDKRVTLLRTSLILKNPPFGFADQDDFFNSVALLKTSMQPKLFLDYLMRLEKKFARKRSFANAPRTLDLDIIFFDNRVVKTHKLQIPHVKWFERESVLIPLMDIQR